One Devosia lacusdianchii genomic window carries:
- a CDS encoding ABC transporter ATP-binding protein, protein MAAFLEVQNLTKTFGATTVVKSVSFAFDKGEFISLLGPSGCGKTTILRMIAGFENPTSGSILVDGQDITHLKPNQRQLGMVFQAYALFPNLSVGDNIGFGLKIAGMPAEQRRARVDEMLKLIGLPGFEKRYPYEMSGGQQQRVALARAIAPRPRMLLLDEPLSALDAKIRVSLREEIRAIQLDLGITTVFVTHDQEEALSISDRIVVMNSGNIEQLGAPHEIYNKPATRFVSTFVGQLNNIEVTVVDLAAKTVSIDGQTITVPNLPTDATVGGNSVLTLRPEVLSIGAREGNDITLAGTIADVTFLGSVIRLRIVLGKNVVSLDTFNDQRTPPPNRGEPVTISLASKDLLVLSN, encoded by the coding sequence ATGGCAGCCTTCCTTGAAGTCCAGAACCTCACCAAGACCTTCGGCGCTACCACCGTGGTCAAATCAGTCAGCTTCGCCTTCGACAAGGGCGAGTTCATCTCCCTGCTCGGACCGTCCGGCTGCGGCAAGACCACCATCCTGCGCATGATCGCCGGTTTCGAGAACCCGACCTCGGGTTCGATTCTGGTCGACGGGCAGGACATTACCCACCTCAAGCCCAACCAGCGCCAGCTTGGCATGGTGTTCCAGGCCTATGCCCTGTTCCCCAATCTCAGCGTCGGCGACAATATCGGCTTCGGCCTCAAGATCGCGGGCATGCCCGCCGAACAGCGCCGCGCCCGCGTCGACGAAATGCTCAAGCTCATCGGCCTGCCCGGGTTCGAGAAGCGCTACCCCTACGAAATGTCCGGCGGCCAGCAACAGCGCGTTGCCCTCGCCCGCGCCATCGCCCCGCGTCCCCGCATGCTGCTGCTCGACGAACCGCTATCAGCGCTCGACGCCAAGATCCGCGTCTCGCTGCGCGAAGAAATCCGCGCCATCCAGCTCGATCTGGGCATCACCACCGTCTTCGTCACCCACGATCAGGAAGAGGCCCTGTCGATCTCCGATCGCATCGTGGTGATGAATTCAGGCAATATCGAACAGCTCGGCGCCCCGCACGAGATTTACAACAAACCGGCGACCCGGTTCGTCTCCACCTTTGTCGGTCAGCTCAACAATATCGAAGTCACCGTGGTCGATCTGGCGGCCAAAACCGTCTCCATCGATGGCCAGACCATCACCGTCCCCAATTTGCCCACCGATGCGACCGTCGGGGGTAACAGTGTGCTGACGCTTCGCCCCGAAGTGCTGTCCATCGGCGCGCGCGAGGGCAACGATATTACCCTCGCCGGCACCATAGCCGACGTAACCTTCCTCGGCTCCGTCATCCGCCTGCGCATCGTCCTCGGCAAGAATGTCGTCAGCCTCGACACCTTCAACGACCAGCGCACCCCGCCACCCAATCGCGGCGAGCCGGTCACCATCAGCCTCGCCAGCAAGGACTTGTTGGTGCTAAGCAACTAG
- the sseA gene encoding 3-mercaptopyruvate sulfurtransferase, with translation MENPFVTTEWLAAHLTDPNLVVLDGSWHMPNAARNAQAEYLAGHIPGAVFFDIDGVADTSTDLPHMLPSPNDFARMVGALGIAETMTIIVYDELGLFSAPRVWWTFKTMGARDVRILAGGGPKWRAERRPTETGLVARPPQTFHTSFDPARVADFEHVRARSNDGAGQIADARPAPRFHAEVPEPRPGLRGGHIPNSVNVPVGLLTEAGQMKSPAELAQLFADRGLELDRPVITSCGSGITASTLALALQLAGAENVAVYDGSWAEWGARPDAEIA, from the coding sequence ATGGAAAATCCTTTCGTCACCACCGAATGGCTGGCCGCTCACCTCACCGACCCCAACCTGGTCGTGCTCGACGGTAGCTGGCACATGCCCAATGCCGCCCGTAATGCCCAAGCGGAGTATCTCGCGGGTCACATCCCCGGCGCGGTCTTCTTCGACATCGATGGCGTCGCCGACACCAGCACCGACCTCCCCCACATGCTACCGTCACCCAACGATTTCGCCCGCATGGTCGGCGCGCTGGGCATTGCCGAAACCATGACCATCATCGTCTATGACGAACTCGGCCTCTTCTCTGCCCCCCGCGTCTGGTGGACGTTCAAGACCATGGGCGCGCGCGACGTCCGCATCCTTGCCGGCGGTGGCCCCAAATGGCGCGCCGAGCGCCGCCCGACCGAAACCGGCCTTGTGGCTCGCCCGCCGCAGACCTTCCACACCAGCTTCGATCCGGCTCGCGTCGCCGATTTCGAGCATGTTCGTGCCCGCAGCAATGACGGCGCTGGCCAGATCGCCGATGCCCGCCCCGCCCCGCGCTTCCACGCCGAGGTTCCTGAGCCGCGGCCCGGCCTGCGTGGTGGCCATATTCCCAATAGCGTCAACGTCCCCGTCGGGCTGCTGACCGAGGCTGGCCAGATGAAATCCCCAGCCGAACTGGCCCAGCTCTTTGCCGATCGCGGCCTTGAGCTCGATCGGCCGGTCATCACCTCCTGCGGCTCGGGCATCACCGCATCCACCCTCGCCTTGGCCCTGCAATTGGCCGGAGCGGAAAATGTTGCCGTCTATGACGGGTCCTGGGCCGAGTGGGGCGCCCGCCCCGATGCCGAGATCGCCTAG
- a CDS encoding efflux RND transporter periplasmic adaptor subunit: MIRQVVASLIVLVAAAAAWMFFVPSSTATLASYGIVLPFGTPAPEQASQRPGGGQAGGLGRRPGAARTTNVVTTPVTLATINDSLVAIGEGTALGAVTVSSPAGGTLAEILVRPGQTVARGDVIARLDADAENIAFDRAKLAADDANATLARTEGLASSSLVATTALTAAQLAAANADLELRNAEVALSRRTIASPIAGTVGLIKVTPGNYMAAQTAVTTVDDTSAITVDFWIPERYAASVAPGMPVTVAAIALPGRKFEGEISAVDNRIDPASRTLQLQAEIPNEDQMLRAGMSLSVAISFPGEQYPAVNPLAILWSAQGSYVWKYDAGKATKVMAEIVQRNSDGVLVRGDLAPGDAIITEGLLQLSEGTAVTLLDGPDGSAQEAAATP, from the coding sequence TTGATACGGCAGGTCGTAGCATCGCTCATCGTTCTGGTCGCGGCGGCTGCTGCCTGGATGTTCTTCGTGCCGAGCTCGACGGCCACCCTGGCCAGCTACGGCATCGTGCTGCCCTTCGGCACACCGGCTCCCGAGCAGGCCAGCCAACGGCCGGGTGGCGGACAAGCTGGGGGGCTTGGTCGTCGGCCCGGTGCTGCCCGCACAACCAATGTCGTCACTACGCCCGTAACTCTCGCCACCATCAATGACAGCCTCGTCGCCATCGGTGAAGGCACGGCCTTGGGCGCGGTGACCGTTTCGTCGCCCGCAGGCGGCACGTTGGCCGAAATCCTGGTCCGTCCCGGCCAGACCGTGGCGAGAGGCGACGTGATCGCCCGCCTCGATGCCGACGCCGAGAATATCGCCTTTGACCGCGCCAAGCTTGCCGCCGACGACGCCAATGCCACGCTGGCCCGCACGGAGGGTCTGGCCAGTTCCAGCCTCGTGGCGACAACCGCGCTGACCGCGGCCCAGCTTGCCGCCGCCAATGCCGATCTGGAACTGCGCAATGCCGAGGTCGCGCTATCGCGCCGCACCATAGCCAGCCCGATCGCTGGCACGGTAGGGCTCATCAAGGTCACGCCGGGCAATTACATGGCAGCGCAAACGGCCGTCACTACGGTCGACGACACGTCCGCCATAACAGTCGATTTCTGGATACCCGAGCGCTATGCCGCCTCGGTCGCGCCGGGCATGCCGGTGACCGTCGCGGCCATCGCCCTGCCGGGACGCAAATTCGAGGGCGAAATCAGCGCCGTCGACAACCGCATCGACCCCGCTAGCCGCACCCTGCAATTGCAGGCTGAAATCCCCAACGAAGACCAGATGCTGCGCGCCGGCATGTCACTGTCGGTAGCGATTTCCTTCCCCGGCGAACAATATCCGGCGGTCAACCCGCTCGCCATCCTGTGGTCGGCCCAAGGCTCTTACGTGTGGAAATACGATGCCGGCAAGGCCACCAAGGTCATGGCCGAAATCGTGCAGCGCAACAGCGACGGTGTGCTGGTGCGCGGCGATCTGGCGCCGGGCGATGCCATCATCACCGAGGGTCTGTTGCAGCTCAGCGAAGGCACGGCCGTGACCCTGCTCGATGGCCCCGACGGCAGCGCCCAAGAGGCAGCCGCCACCCCCTGA
- a CDS encoding FAD-dependent monooxygenase, with protein sequence MPQSEYAVVIAGGGPTGLMLAGELALAGVDVAIVERRANQDIAGSRAGGLHPRTIEIFDQRGIAEQFLAEGQKAQAIGFAGVTFDIGDFPTRHPYSLGLWQNRIEHILARWVEGLGVRWYRGCEVTGFAQDGSGVDTELGDGRLLRARYLVGCDGGRSLIRKAAGIDFPGLEPTTSNLIAEVEMADPPAEWGTRRDAIGIHGLGRVAYEIRDGKIAYADEGPVRVLVTERTSGATGEPTFDDLREALIAVYGTDFGIHSPTSISRFTDVTRQAADYRKGRVLIAGDAAHVHPPDGGQGLQTGVQDAVNLGWKLAQVVKGISPESVLDSYQAERHPVAARVLRNTMASVVLRREDERTKALRDVMAEVFGMEEPRRTFAAMMSGLGIRYDLGEGHPLLGRRMPDLDLSIAGEERRVFSLLHEARPVLLNLGEPGAINIAAWLDRVTLAEASYDGTWELPALGVVAAPAAVLIRPDGYVAWVGEGSQAGLVEALTTWFGPPA encoded by the coding sequence ATGCCTCAGTCCGAATATGCGGTAGTGATTGCCGGCGGAGGCCCGACGGGGCTGATGCTGGCGGGCGAACTGGCCCTGGCAGGCGTTGACGTCGCCATCGTCGAACGTCGCGCTAATCAGGACATTGCCGGCTCGCGCGCCGGCGGATTGCATCCGCGCACCATCGAGATTTTCGACCAGCGTGGCATCGCCGAGCAGTTCCTTGCCGAGGGGCAGAAGGCCCAGGCTATCGGCTTTGCTGGCGTCACCTTCGACATCGGCGATTTTCCCACGCGTCACCCCTACAGCCTCGGGCTGTGGCAGAACCGTATCGAACATATCCTGGCCCGCTGGGTCGAAGGTCTGGGGGTGCGGTGGTATCGCGGTTGCGAGGTGACGGGTTTCGCGCAAGATGGGTCCGGCGTCGATACCGAGCTCGGCGACGGCCGGTTATTGCGCGCCAGGTACCTCGTCGGCTGCGACGGTGGACGCAGCCTGATCCGCAAGGCGGCGGGCATCGATTTTCCCGGGCTCGAACCGACAACGAGCAACCTCATCGCCGAGGTCGAGATGGCCGACCCGCCGGCGGAGTGGGGTACGCGCCGCGACGCCATCGGCATTCACGGCCTGGGGCGAGTTGCCTACGAAATTCGGGACGGCAAGATCGCCTATGCCGATGAAGGACCAGTCCGCGTGCTCGTGACGGAGCGGACCAGCGGCGCCACGGGCGAGCCGACCTTCGATGATCTGCGCGAGGCGCTTATCGCTGTCTATGGCACGGATTTCGGCATTCATAGCCCGACATCGATTTCCCGGTTCACCGACGTGACCCGGCAGGCCGCTGACTACCGCAAGGGCAGGGTGCTGATCGCCGGGGATGCGGCGCATGTGCATCCGCCCGATGGCGGCCAGGGCCTCCAGACCGGCGTGCAGGATGCGGTCAATCTCGGCTGGAAACTGGCGCAGGTGGTCAAGGGGATTTCGCCGGAGAGCGTGCTCGACAGCTATCAGGCTGAACGCCACCCGGTGGCCGCGCGCGTGCTGCGCAATACCATGGCCTCGGTGGTGCTGCGGCGCGAGGACGAACGGACCAAGGCCTTGCGCGACGTCATGGCCGAAGTGTTCGGCATGGAAGAACCACGCAGGACGTTCGCGGCGATGATGTCAGGGCTTGGTATTCGCTACGACCTCGGCGAGGGCCATCCGCTGCTTGGGCGGCGCATGCCCGATCTTGATCTCAGCATTGCTGGGGAAGAGCGACGGGTCTTTAGCCTACTGCATGAGGCGCGGCCAGTGCTGCTCAATCTTGGCGAGCCAGGCGCCATCAATATCGCGGCGTGGCTGGACCGCGTGACCCTGGCCGAAGCCAGTTACGATGGGACGTGGGAGCTGCCGGCGCTCGGCGTGGTCGCGGCGCCTGCCGCGGTGTTGATCCGCCCCGATGGCTATGTGGCCTGGGTGGGCGAGGGCAGCCAGGCCGGGCTTGTCGAGGCGCTTACCACGTGGTTCGGACCTCCGGCCTGA
- the mmsB gene encoding multiple monosaccharide ABC transporter permease produces MTTETAQPGIPATGEQVKNQELTIWGALQANMRDYGLLLALILIMLFFQYFTAGVLFKPVNLTNIILQNSYIIVMALGMLLVIVAGHIDLSVGSVSGFVGALAAMLMVGWRFPPEFAFLANPFVAGAICIVVGAAIGAAQGYLIAYHKIPSFIVTLAGMLIFKGLSLAVLAGKSVGPFPAEFQLLSAGFIPDLIGPTTLVAASEGVQPLVLHTTTMVLAIIAVVAMVFFSIRSRARRKARGYESEPFGLFVAKNLVIAALVLFFAYMLASYRGLPNVLVVMGILIALFVFITKRMTFGRRIYALGGNLKAAALSGIKTERLTFYVFAIMGALAALAGMIYAARLNSATPKAGQGLELDVIAAVFIGGASALGGVGAVAGAVIGAFIMGVMNNGMSIMGVNIDWQQMIKGVVLLAAVFFDLYNKNRSS; encoded by the coding sequence ATGACCACCGAAACCGCCCAGCCGGGCATTCCAGCGACCGGTGAACAGGTCAAGAACCAGGAACTCACCATCTGGGGCGCGCTCCAGGCCAATATGCGCGATTACGGCCTGCTGCTGGCGCTGATCCTGATCATGCTGTTCTTCCAGTATTTCACCGCCGGCGTGCTGTTCAAGCCGGTCAATCTGACCAACATCATCCTGCAGAACAGCTACATCATCGTGATGGCACTGGGCATGCTGCTGGTCATTGTTGCCGGCCATATCGATCTTTCGGTCGGTTCGGTGTCCGGCTTTGTGGGCGCGCTGGCGGCCATGCTGATGGTGGGCTGGCGCTTTCCGCCCGAATTCGCGTTCCTGGCCAATCCATTCGTAGCCGGTGCGATCTGTATCGTGGTCGGCGCGGCGATCGGGGCGGCGCAGGGCTATCTCATCGCCTATCACAAAATCCCGTCCTTCATCGTGACCCTGGCCGGCATGCTGATCTTCAAAGGCCTGTCGCTCGCGGTCCTGGCCGGTAAGTCGGTCGGCCCGTTCCCGGCCGAGTTCCAGCTGCTGTCGGCAGGCTTCATCCCCGATCTGATCGGACCGACGACGCTGGTTGCCGCCAGCGAGGGCGTACAGCCGTTGGTTCTGCACACGACAACCATGGTGCTGGCCATTATCGCCGTCGTAGCCATGGTGTTCTTCTCCATCCGCAGCCGCGCCCGCCGCAAGGCCCGCGGCTATGAGAGCGAACCCTTCGGGCTGTTCGTGGCCAAGAACCTGGTCATCGCGGCCCTGGTCCTGTTCTTTGCCTACATGCTGGCATCCTATCGCGGCCTGCCGAACGTGCTGGTGGTGATGGGCATCCTGATCGCGCTCTTCGTGTTCATCACCAAGCGCATGACCTTCGGCCGCCGCATCTATGCGCTGGGCGGCAACCTCAAGGCGGCTGCCCTGTCAGGCATCAAGACCGAGCGGCTGACCTTCTATGTCTTCGCCATCATGGGCGCGCTGGCCGCTTTGGCCGGCATGATCTATGCCGCCCGCCTCAACTCGGCGACGCCGAAAGCCGGGCAGGGCCTCGAGCTCGACGTGATTGCGGCCGTGTTTATCGGCGGCGCTTCGGCACTGGGTGGTGTCGGCGCTGTGGCTGGTGCGGTGATCGGTGCTTTCATCATGGGCGTGATGAACAACGGCATGTCGATCATGGGCGTCAACATCGACTGGCAGCAGATGATCAAGGGCGTGGTGCTGCTCGCAGCCGTGTTCTTCGATCTCTACAACAAGAACCGCTCGTCGTAA
- a CDS encoding ABC transporter permease, with protein sequence MKANKFWAWLVFALGAAYFIVPLLATFEFSLRMRRGEYSFDAYASVFSDPAFASSFSYSVIIGLVTIVVGVLVVVPAVYFVRLRMPWLRPFMEFITLLPLVIPALVLVYGYIRLYNSSSIIPFTGSAIGTDILLTGAYVTLALPYMYRAVDNGMRTIDIGTLTEAAQIMGANQAQIIGQIILPNILVAILSGAFLTFAIVIGEFTIASLLNRPAFGPYLVGIGTNKAYEPAALAIISFIITWGAMGMINVLGRFAPRTSAKAE encoded by the coding sequence ATGAAGGCCAACAAGTTCTGGGCCTGGTTGGTCTTCGCCCTCGGCGCCGCCTATTTCATCGTGCCGCTGCTGGCCACATTCGAATTCTCGCTGCGCATGCGGCGCGGTGAATACAGTTTCGATGCCTACGCCTCGGTCTTCTCCGACCCCGCCTTTGCCAGCAGCTTCAGCTATTCGGTGATCATCGGCCTCGTCACCATCGTGGTCGGCGTCCTGGTCGTCGTGCCGGCGGTCTATTTCGTGCGCCTGCGCATGCCCTGGCTGCGCCCGTTCATGGAATTCATCACCCTGCTGCCGCTGGTCATCCCGGCGCTGGTGCTGGTCTACGGCTATATCCGCCTCTACAACTCCTCCTCGATCATCCCCTTCACCGGCAGCGCCATCGGCACCGACATCCTGCTGACCGGCGCGTATGTCACGCTGGCTCTGCCCTACATGTATCGCGCCGTCGACAATGGCATGCGCACCATCGATATCGGAACACTCACCGAGGCGGCGCAGATCATGGGCGCCAATCAGGCCCAGATCATTGGCCAGATCATCTTGCCCAATATTCTCGTGGCCATCCTCTCCGGGGCCTTCCTGACCTTCGCCATCGTCATCGGCGAGTTCACCATTGCCAGCCTGCTCAACCGGCCGGCCTTCGGCCCCTACCTCGTCGGCATCGGCACCAACAAGGCCTATGAACCGGCAGCGCTGGCCATCATCTCATTCATCATCACCTGGGGTGCCATGGGCATGATCAACGTGCTCGGCCGCTTCGCCCCCCGCACCTCCGCCAAAGCAGAGTGA
- a CDS encoding efflux RND transporter permease subunit yields MSIAQKNERGGTLAALFVRRPVLAVVVNAMIVVAGLAALLGVEVRELPSVEQPVLSISTSFPGAAAETIDREVTSIVEGAVARVQGVTAISSSSSTGQSRVTLEFSDGTNLDVATSDVRDALSRSTRNLPDGVEDPTIFKADSDAQPVIQLAVTSDTMSVGELSALVDDVISERLAAVDGVAEVQVYGTRNTAFEIDVDPLKLASLGLTVADVRNALSTIAFDTPAGSINGPNQNITVRAISEVTTPADFEAIIINGRTLLGDVATVVFDAAASTSSLRSDGRPGIGLGIVRQAQSNTIEISEGIHAAAEVLNDTLPEGVEVKVSSDEAVFIDGALHEVEIALAVSLIVVVAIIFLFLLDWRATVVPALSMPIALLGAVAGIYLAGFSLNIITLLALVLATGLVVDDAIVVLENIVRRKGMGAGPRAAAVLGTQEVFFAVVATTLTLAAVFIPLSFLSGQTGRLFREFGFTLAIAVLLSSIVALSMGPMIASRLLRASEAHHHGGMIGAVGRGLASIYRVTLRVALRNPFVVVLIALLFAASSYFVYGNLRQEITPPEDRSQIQLRIQAPTTASLDYIRTQLTRVESMLQPFVDSGEVQSIFVLSGWGSGGSLTLTLAPWGERARSQQEIANDINTLMTQVPGVRASVGQGNSLGIRGGGSGLQFAVVGSDYAVLADTANRISDLLEEDGRFGRVSVNFDTTQPQLTLTVDRAKADDLGIDINGLATTMQAMIDGSDVGTVFINDTSYTVRMISTSNPVNDPRDLESLFVKTGDGRYVPMSTIATITESAVPPSLRREEQRRAVPVTASLDGGLALGDAYYQMLDMARPILPEGTSIIPLAEAKTIGEASNGLFITFGFALVIILLVLAAQFESLWSAIIVMTTVPFGVAAALYALLVTGGSLNIFSQIGLVLVVGIMAKNGILIVEFANQLRDRGLSVSEAIEQASNIRLRPVMMTMIATILGGLPLVLASGAGAEARSALGWVMVGGLSFAAISTLYLTPVAYLLLARFSKPKAEEEARLERELDAANGTAEPAE; encoded by the coding sequence ATGTCGATCGCGCAAAAGAACGAACGGGGCGGCACCTTGGCAGCGCTCTTCGTCCGCCGGCCGGTGCTGGCCGTGGTGGTCAATGCCATGATCGTCGTTGCCGGCCTCGCGGCTCTGCTCGGCGTCGAAGTGCGCGAATTGCCCAGCGTCGAACAGCCCGTACTCTCGATCTCCACCAGCTTCCCGGGCGCCGCCGCCGAAACCATCGACCGCGAGGTTACCTCGATCGTGGAAGGCGCCGTGGCGCGCGTCCAGGGCGTTACCGCCATTTCGTCCAGTTCCTCGACCGGGCAGAGCCGCGTCACGCTGGAATTCTCCGACGGCACCAATCTCGACGTCGCCACCTCCGACGTGCGCGACGCCCTGAGCCGCAGCACGCGCAACCTGCCCGACGGCGTCGAAGACCCCACCATCTTCAAGGCCGACAGCGACGCGCAGCCGGTCATCCAGCTCGCCGTGACCTCTGACACCATGTCGGTCGGCGAACTCAGCGCGCTAGTCGACGACGTGATTTCCGAGCGACTCGCGGCGGTCGATGGCGTGGCCGAGGTGCAGGTCTATGGCACGCGCAATACCGCCTTCGAAATCGACGTCGATCCGCTCAAGCTCGCGAGCCTCGGACTCACCGTCGCCGACGTGCGCAATGCCCTCTCGACCATTGCCTTCGATACGCCCGCCGGTTCGATCAACGGTCCTAACCAGAACATCACCGTCCGCGCCATCTCGGAAGTCACCACACCCGCCGATTTCGAGGCCATCATCATCAATGGCCGGACGCTGCTGGGCGACGTCGCGACCGTGGTGTTCGACGCCGCCGCCAGCACCTCGTCGCTCCGCTCTGATGGTCGCCCCGGTATCGGCCTTGGCATCGTCCGCCAGGCGCAATCCAACACCATCGAGATTTCCGAGGGCATTCACGCCGCCGCCGAAGTCCTCAACGACACCCTGCCCGAGGGCGTCGAGGTCAAGGTATCGAGCGACGAGGCCGTGTTTATCGACGGCGCGCTGCACGAGGTCGAAATCGCCTTGGCGGTATCGCTGATCGTCGTGGTCGCCATCATCTTCCTGTTCCTGCTCGATTGGCGGGCGACGGTGGTTCCGGCGCTCTCCATGCCCATCGCCTTGCTGGGCGCGGTAGCGGGCATCTATCTGGCTGGCTTCTCGCTCAACATCATCACCCTGCTGGCGCTGGTTCTGGCCACGGGGCTCGTGGTCGACGACGCCATCGTGGTGCTTGAGAATATCGTGCGCCGCAAGGGCATGGGCGCTGGACCGCGCGCCGCCGCAGTGCTCGGCACCCAGGAAGTGTTCTTCGCCGTCGTCGCCACCACGCTCACCCTGGCCGCGGTCTTCATTCCCCTGTCTTTCCTCAGCGGGCAAACCGGCCGCCTTTTCCGCGAATTCGGCTTTACCCTCGCCATCGCGGTTCTCCTCTCATCCATCGTTGCTCTCTCCATGGGCCCGATGATCGCCTCGCGCCTGCTGAGGGCGAGCGAGGCACACCACCATGGCGGCATGATCGGTGCCGTCGGCCGGGGACTGGCCTCGATCTATCGAGTCACCCTGCGCGTCGCGCTGCGCAACCCCTTCGTCGTCGTGCTGATTGCGCTGCTCTTTGCCGCCTCGTCCTACTTCGTCTATGGCAACCTGCGGCAGGAGATCACTCCGCCCGAGGATCGCTCGCAGATCCAGTTGCGCATCCAGGCGCCGACCACCGCCAGCCTCGACTACATCCGCACCCAGCTCACCCGCGTCGAATCCATGCTGCAGCCCTTCGTCGACAGCGGCGAAGTGCAGTCGATCTTCGTGCTCTCCGGCTGGGGTAGCGGCGGCTCGCTGACCCTGACGCTGGCGCCGTGGGGCGAACGCGCCCGCAGCCAGCAGGAGATCGCCAACGACATCAACACCCTGATGACGCAGGTGCCCGGCGTGCGCGCCTCGGTCGGCCAGGGCAACAGCCTGGGCATTCGCGGCGGCGGCTCCGGCTTGCAATTCGCCGTGGTCGGTTCGGACTATGCCGTCCTCGCCGATACCGCCAACCGGATTTCCGATCTGCTCGAGGAAGACGGCCGCTTTGGCCGCGTCAGCGTCAACTTCGACACCACCCAGCCCCAGCTCACCCTGACCGTCGACCGCGCCAAGGCGGATGACCTTGGCATCGATATCAACGGCCTCGCCACCACCATGCAGGCCATGATCGACGGCAGCGACGTCGGTACCGTCTTCATCAACGACACCAGCTACACTGTGCGCATGATCTCGACCAGCAATCCGGTCAACGATCCCCGCGATCTCGAAAGCCTGTTCGTCAAAACCGGCGACGGGCGCTATGTGCCCATGTCGACTATCGCCACCATCACCGAATCGGCCGTTCCCCCGTCGCTGCGGCGCGAGGAGCAGCGCCGCGCCGTGCCGGTCACGGCCAGCCTCGACGGCGGCCTGGCGCTAGGCGACGCCTATTATCAGATGCTGGATATGGCGCGGCCCATCCTGCCCGAGGGCACCTCCATTATCCCGCTGGCCGAAGCCAAGACGATCGGCGAAGCCAGCAACGGGCTGTTCATCACCTTCGGCTTCGCGCTCGTCATCATCCTCCTGGTGCTGGCGGCCCAGTTCGAGAGCCTGTGGAGTGCTATCATCGTCATGACCACCGTGCCCTTCGGCGTGGCGGCGGCGCTCTATGCGCTGCTGGTGACGGGAGGCAGCCTCAACATCTTCAGTCAGATCGGGCTGGTGCTGGTCGTCGGCATCATGGCCAAGAACGGCATCCTGATCGTCGAATTCGCCAATCAGTTGCGCGACCGGGGCCTGTCGGTCTCCGAAGCCATCGAGCAGGCCTCCAATATCCGGCTGCGGCCGGTCATGATGACCATGATTGCCACCATCCTGGGCGGCCTGCCCCTCGTGCTCGCCAGTGGCGCTGGCGCCGAGGCGCGCTCCGCGCTGGGCTGGGTCATGGTCGGCGGGCTGAGCTTCGCCGCCATCTCGACGCTCTATCTCACGCCGGTCGCCTACCTGCTGCTGGCCCGCTTCAGCAAGCCCAAGGCCGAGGAAGAAGCCCGCCTGGAGCGCGAACTCGACGCCGCCAATGGCACGGCCGAGCCGGCGGAATAA